gcgcatcaccaagatcaatctatggagtcatctagcaacgaggggagaggagttcatctacatacccttgtagatcgcgagcggaagcgttcaagagaacggggttgatggagtcgtactcgtcgtgatccaaatcaccaatgatcctagcgccgaatggacggcaccttcgcgttcaacacacgtacggagagaGGACGTctccgtgccttgatccagcaaggaggagggagaggttgaggaagagggctccaacagcagcacgacggcatggtggtggtggagcagcagtactccggcagggcttcgccaagctcttgcggaggaggagaggtgttggggaggggaggggttgtgcCTTGGATggtgtatgcagccctccccttgcccctctatatataggggaaggaggaagggggccggccccctctatatgagatctagaggggggcggcggccaaggggagggggcttgccccccaagcaaggggggcgccccctttagggttcccctccccaaccctaggcgcatgggcccaagggaggggatgcgcccagcccatgtagggctggttccctttccactacagcccattaggccctccgagagaggtggcccctcccggtggacccccggaacccctccggtggccccggtacaataccgatatgcccccgaacctttccggtgaccgtatgacaacttcctacatataaatcttcacctccggaccattccggaactcctcatgacatacgggatctcatccggaactccgaacaacgttcgttaatcacatacaagtcttcctaataaccctagcttcatcgaaccttaagtgtgtagaccctacgggttcgggaaccatgcagacatgactgagacaactctccggccaataaccaacagcgggatctggatacccatgttggctcccacatgttccatgatgatctcatcggatgaaccacgatgtcgaggattcaagcaatcccgtatacaattccctttgtcaatcggcacgttacttgcccgagattcgatcgtcggtatcccaatacctcgtccaatctcgttactggcaagtcactttactcattccgtaatgcatgatcccgtgaccaactacttagtcacactgagctcattatgatgatgcattaccgagtgggcccagagatacctctccgtcatacggagtgacaaatccccgtctcgattcatgccaacccgacagacacttttagagatacctgtagtgtacctttatagccacctagttacgttgtgacgtctggtacacccaaagcactcctacggtatccgggagttgcacaatctcatggtctaaggaaatgatacttgacacttagaaaatctctagcagacgaactacacgatcttgtgctatgcttaggattgggtcttgtccatcacatcattctcctaatgatgtgatcccgttatcaatgacatccaatgtccatggtcaggaaaccgtaaccatctagatcaacgagctagtcaactagaggcttacgagggacatgttgtggtctatgtattcacacatgtattacgatttccagataacacaattatagcatgaacaataaacaattatcatgaacaaggaaatataataataaccattttattattgcctctagggcatatttccaacacaacatacataactcatataatactacatCGTCAATGAACGCTAAGCGTGCagaccctaggggttcgagaatgatgtagacatgaccgagacgcttctccggtcaataaccaatagcgggacctagatgcccatattggttcctacatattctacgaagatctttatcggtcgaacctttatgacaacatacgtagttccctttgtctatcagtatgttacttgcctgagattcgatcgtcggtatcttcatacgtagttcaatctcgttacctttATGAGGAATTAACCACTTGATGGATTGAATTCCACAACAGATAGAAAATGTGACTTATCGAAAATAAAATTTCAGGTTCAGGAGAAGATATCACACCGCTTTGGGCTCTAACATGCACACCACTTTGGGCTCTAACATGAAAAACTCATGACATAACCCAAAATTAATAATAAATAGGAATAGTAACCTCAACATGTTTGAAGAAAAATACACAAGAATTCAAACAAATAATGTATACACGTATAATTGGACTGTAAAATGTTGATCAATGTTATGTGCATGCACATCATAGCACCCCCAACCTCTCACCGCAATCCACGCTGCCATCAAGCACCTCCTTTGCTCCATACTTATACTTAAACCCCAGTTCCACGAGCTTGTTTGTGTTAACATGCACCCTCACTCCCTCTCCCACCACCCTAATAGTTCACACACACACCCACAAAAAACACAATATTAATCGCAAAGTACCACGCAGGAGTAATGAAACTAAGATATTTTGTTCAAAAACGTACTCTTTGTCCACTATCTCGAGTTCAGGGTGTTTGCCAGCGTAGTGCTCCAAAACGTCCTGCATGTTGGTGTGTGCGGTGGTGCAAAGGTATCGGCCACCAGCAACATCAAGCGACCTCTCCATGCAAAAGATATGCGCCTCACAGATGTCGTCAATGTGCACTAGTGGTATAGAGCCAAGAAGGGTCTGTAGGGACTTGAGGGACTTGTGGTGGAGCTTGACGCCAGTGAGTGGTGACAACATGACATGGATGCTTCCACTGATGTGCGGCAGTAGAATGTCTCCTCCTACGAGGCCGCATAACAGGACAACAACGTCGAATGCTCTGGCTTTGGAGAAGTCGTCATTGTACTTGAGTAACTCCTCCTCAGATACGGTCTTGGAGGAGACATAAGCCTGTTGATAAAACAAGTCAACATGGAGACCACGGAGGATTGGGCATGTAAGATCTTGGGGTTAAAATAAATATAAGTAGATGTTATTTTGGGTTGCTAAAAGAAATATGATGATAGGGTGTGACAACACTTGCTATGCAGTAAGTATCTCCACTCGCACGCGCTTCCTTGGGTTACGGGAAGACCATCAGACTCTCCTTTCTATAAAGACCTAATATTAGAGAAGATATTATTTCTTGTCCATTGCGTTCATGGTTGGGAGTGGTGAGTGGTGGGAACGCATCTGGTGCACCGACGcaattggtgctaccggtgcaccgaacCCCGTTGCAcattaaaaaatatttaaaaaaatctagaaaaaattCAGTGCATTGATGCAACATCACTGTAAGTTGTCACAAAAATTCACGTCAAAATTCaaaacattgctcgagatacaaaaatgacaaatttgacatcaatgtgctaatgggccaAAACTAGGTTTTGGGAGGACACATGGCTATGGGATAGGATTGAATGAGAGGTACCCTACCTTGTACAACACTACCAAGGAAAACATGTCACTATGGCTCATGTTTTGAACTATATTGTTGAATGTTTGTTTTCGATAGGTTTCGACTGAGAATAAATGAATATCATAACTTTAGTTGGTGCAACTCTTGATTTCAATCAATTTATCTCAGGAGTCGGATGTTTCCTAATGGAAACCCCCATAGTTAGGCGTATTGTACAATCAAATCAATGTGTACCCTTCACCATAAAAAGGATCAATGTGTACCGACATTATGAACGATAACAATGTTTTCTAAATGCAAAAATCATGTAAACATATGATAACCCTCAAGACTAAGATATTTATTCGGTATTTAGTTATAACAAAAGATGTCTTAGCTGAACACAACTGGCACGACAATAAAAGGGGTTGTCCTTGCGCAATGGGTGTGGATGACGTTGTTTGTGTGGTATTTAATAATTGGTTAAGGGGTTGGTACTGAACAAGCACAAATGATTAACGCTCAAATCTGGGTGGGGGTTTCATGCACTTTATGTTGGGCTTTTTGAATTGCCATAATAATATTGTGTTTAACAAAGAAAACATTTTCAATTTCTTGAAGGTTGTTCCCGTGGCTACCCATTGGGTCTATACATGGTTCTCACTGGAACATGTGGATGTGAGGGATGTTGTGGACTTTGGGTGCATACGCATTGAGACGCAGCTCGGGCTTCATTCAAACAATTCAAATGGTAGCTAAGATACATGGCACATTATTTGTAAAATGTAATATGTTTGCTTTTAATCGTAGTCATAATGGCGTTGCATTCTTGTTTCTTTTGTAAGGATTGGAA
The window above is part of the Triticum aestivum cultivar Chinese Spring chromosome 2A, IWGSC CS RefSeq v2.1, whole genome shotgun sequence genome. Proteins encoded here:
- the LOC123188028 gene encoding putative anthocyanidin reductase, translated to MSRVCVTGAAGYIASWLVKKLLDRGCTVHGTVRDLGDEKKTGLLRSLPGAAERLVLFEADIYDAASFEPAIQGCEFVFLVATPLQHNSGSSKYKDTTEAVVDATRTILQQCERSKTVRRVIHTGSVVTASPLRENGDGYKESVNESCWTPLGLSYSHSNDGFLDAYVSSKTVSEEELLKYNDDFSKARAFDVVVLLCGLVGGDILLPHISGSIHVMLSPLTGVKLHHKSLKSLQTLLGSIPLVHIDDICEAHIFCMERSLDVAGGRYLCTTAHTNMQDVLEHYAGKHPELEIVDKEVVGEGVRVHVNTNKLVELGFKYKYGAKEVLDGSVDCGERLGVL